In a genomic window of Salvia splendens isolate huo1 unplaced genomic scaffold, SspV2 ctg810, whole genome shotgun sequence:
- the LOC121791437 gene encoding calcyclin-binding protein-like has translation MASCDDLALDIEELKQLQSIAKRPRVVSLISSEILNLEKQLSNAASRKMPTPAPAVDTPAPISSAPKAVSSSSLLSYVPLSSFSWDQDNDQVKIYIPLEGVDREKVEADFKPMSVDIKLHDVQGKNYRCAVPKLCKEIAPEKCKFIVKPKRVVVVLAKAAKGNWLDLHFKEDKLKPPSLDKERDPMAGIMDLMKNMYEDGDEDMKRTIAKAWSDARSGKAADPLQSYR, from the exons ATGGCGAGCTGCGATGATTTAGCGCTGGACATTGAGGAGCTGAAGCAGCTTCAAAGCATCGCGAAGCGACCGCGCGTCGTTTCTCTCATTTCCTCTGAGATTCTCAACCTGGAGAAG CAATTGTCGAATGCAGCGTCTCGGAAAATGCCTACTCCAGCTCCAGCAGTCGACACACCAGCCCCGATTTCAAGTGCTCCGAAGGCTGTATCCAGCAGCTCTTTGTTAAGCTATGTTCCTCTCAGCTCCTTCAGCTGGGATCAGGATAATGATCAAGTAAAG ATTTATATACCGTTGGAAGGTGTTGATCGAGAGAAAGTTGAGGCTGATTTCAAGCCAATGTCTGTTGATATCAAGCTGCATGATGTCCAAGGAAAGAACTATCGTTGTGCAGTGCCAAAGCTCTGCAAAGAGATTGCACCTGAGAAATGCAAGTTcattgtgaagccaaagagaGTGGTTGTCGTTTTGGCCAAAGCTGCCAAGGGAAACTGGTTGGATTTGCACTTCAAAGAAGATAAG CTGAAGCCGCCGAGTTTGGACAAGGAGCGGGATCCAATGGCCGGGATAATGGACTTGATGAAG AACATGTACGAGGACGGTGATGAGGATATGAAAAGAACAATTGCTAAAGCATGGAGCGATGCAAGATCTGGCAAAGCGGCTGATCCTTTACAAAGCTATCGTTGA